In Strigops habroptila isolate Jane chromosome 2, bStrHab1.2.pri, whole genome shotgun sequence, one genomic interval encodes:
- the COMMD6 gene encoding COMM domain-containing protein 6 isoform X3 gives MATVGQFVDIKWKLGVAMSSDTCRSLKYPYVTVTLTVADPSGQITDKTFEMTIPQFKNFFRQFKEMAAVLETV, from the exons ATGGCCACGGTGGGGCAG ttTGTAGATATTAAATGGAAACTGGGAGTTGCAATGAGCTCTGACACATGCAGATCTCTGAAGTACCCTTACGTTACGGTGACACTAACAGTCGCAGACCCTTCAGGACAAATAACAGACAAAACTTTTGAAATGACGATCCCACAGTTCAAG AACTTCTTCAGACAGTTCAAGGAAATGGCGGCTGTTCTTGAAACAGTTTGA